The DNA window CCCGCAATCTAAAGCATTTTGAAGACTTGCCCACTCCAGTGGTTAGCCCCTGGGCTTGACTAAAAAACATCGAAGAGGGAGTCTCCTTTCTTATGCTGAATATGGATTTAAGTCGGTCGGTGGTGGTGGAGACGGCGGCAATGCCCTGGAGTGGCAGCCGCGCCGATGGTGTGGTGCGCAAGCCGCTCGAGCGCGAGGACGCCGAATCTGGCCGCGCGACCAGCATCGTGCAGTTCGAGCCTGGCGCTGCTTTCCCACCGCATACACATACTTTGGGTGAAGAGATCTTGGTGCTGGATGGCGTATTTTCCGATGAGACGGGTGACTACCCCGCAGGCACCTATCTGCGCAACCCGCCCGGGTCTCGCCACGCGCCGCATTCCGACGCGGGCTGCACCTTATTCGTGAAACTCGAGCATTTTGCGCCCGGTGATCTCGAGAGGGTCGTCATCGATACGCGCGCCGCAGAGTTCCAGCCGGGCATTGGCGGTTTGCGCGTGCTGCATCTGCATAGCTTCGAGACGCAGCATACGGCGCTGGTGCATTGGCCGGCTGCGGAGCAGTTTCAGCCGCATCAGCATTGGGGCGGCGAGGAGATCTTCGTGTTATCCGGCGAGTTCATCGACGAACATGGCCGCTACCCTGCCGGAACGTGGATTCGCAATCCGCACCACAGCCAGCACACCCCTTGGGTCGAGCAGGAAACCCTGATCTACGTGAAGACTGGCCACCTCTAAAACCGGGACAGATTTATTTTTTGGCGCCAGAAAATAAATCTGTCCCCATTTTGGTTTCTTTGGCGACGCGGAAGGCGTCGACGCCGGCGGGGACGCCACAGTAGACAGCGCCTTGGAGCAGGACTTCTTGGATTTCGGTGTCGCTGGCGCCGTTGTTTCTGGCGCCGATGATGTGGGCTTTGAGCTCGTGGGGTTTGCCTAGGGCCATGAGCATGGCGATGTTGATGAGGCTGCGGGTCTTGCGGTCCAGACCGGGGCGATTCCAGATGCCGTCCCAGCAGATGTCGGTGACCAATTCCTGCATCGCCCAGGTGAAGTCATCAGCATTATTCAGAGCGCGATCGACGTATTCATCGCCCAGCACTTCGCGGCGGGTTTTCAGGCCTTTTTCATTCAGGGGATTTCTCATGCAATCAGGCTCCAAGAAAGGGGAGAGAAGTGCTTAGCGGGGTGCGTCTCTACAGTCCGAGGTAGCCGCCCCCCCCCCTCAAGCAGCGGGCGAAAAATAAATCCGTCCCCAATTTTAAAAAATAAATCTGTCCCGGGTTTTAGAGGGTGAATTCGGTGCTGCAGTAGGGGCAGATGATTTTGCCGTCGGGGGTGTCTTCGATGGGCAGGTAGACGCGGGGGTGGGAGGCCCAGAGGGCGGTGCCGGGCATGGGGCAGTGCAGCGGCAGGTCTTGTTTGGTGACCTTGATTTTGGGGGCCTGGTTTGCCACAGCATGGGCCATCGGGTCTTTTCCGGTATTGGGGCTGGGCATAAAAACTCTCCTCAAACTTTCGGTGAACCGACCGCCGCGGGTTACTGCAAACTAACCGCGGATCACTCCACGGCGGCGAGCGGCTTTCGAATCAAACGTAGGTCAACCAGTCGCTGTGGGCGGTTTTGCCTTTGACGACGTCGAAGTACAGGCTTTGCAGCTGCTCGGTGATAGGCCCGCGGCTACCCGAGCCGATCTTGCGGCCATCGAGTTCGCGGATGGGCGTGACTTCGGCGGCGGTGCCAGTGAAAAAGGCTTCATCCGCGACATAGACTTCATCGCGGGTGATGGTCTTCTCTTTGACGGTGTAGCCGCATTCATCCGCCAGCTGTATCACCGTGCGGCGGGTGATGCCGTCCAAAGCGGATGTCAGTGATGGCGTGTAGATCACGCCATCTTGCACCATGAAGAAGTTCTCGCCACTGCCCTCGGCGACAAAGCCTTGCGCATCGAGTAACAGCGCTTCATCACAGCCGCAGGCCAGTGCTTCTTGCAGGGCCATCATCGAGTTCATGTAATTGCCATTGGCTTTGGCGCGGCACATCACGGCATTGACGTGGTGGCGGGTATAGGAGCTGGTGCGGATGCGGATGCCGCGGGTCATGTTCTCAGCGCCGAGGTAGGCGCCCCACTCCCAGGCCGCGACGATCACATGCACCTTGAGGTTATCGGCGCGCAGGCCCATGCCCTCGGAGCCATAGAAGCACATGGGGCGGATGTAGGCGCTGTCGAGGCCGTTTTCCCGGACCGCCGCCGCTTGCGCTTGATTCAGCTCTTCGGCGCTGTAGGGGATTGGCATATTGAGAATTTGCGCGGAACGAAACAGGCGCTGCGTGTGTTCTTTGAGGCGAAAAATGGCCGTGCCCTGAGCGGCATGATAGGCGCGCACGCCTTCAAAAACGCCCATGCCGTAATGCAGGGTATGGGTTAACACATGGGTGTTGGCTTCGCGCCAGGGCACCATCTTGCCGTCGTACCAGATCACACCATCGCGGTCAGCCATGCTGGGCATTGATTGTTCCTCTTGCGCCTTACATCATCAGTTGTTGCCACAGAGCCTGGACCCGCTCGCGCGCTTCCAGCCATTGCCCGGCAGGGATTCGCGCTGATTGTTCCTGCAAGCTCAGCTCATGTATTCGGTCGCGGAACATGCGGTAGGTGTCCATGAGAAAGACCGCGTCTTCCTTAGGCAGCAGACCGGTGTCGATGAGCGACTCGAGAATGCGAATATTATCCGGGTAGGTGCACAGCTCTGGGTATTGTCCGCTGTGCGCCAGAACCAGATATTGCACCATAAATTCGATGTCTGCGATACCACCGGGATCTTTCTTGAGGTCAAACCACTCAGGATCGCGGCTGGCCAGCTCCTGCCACATCTTCTCGCGCATCTCTCGGACTTCGGTTTTTAAGGTCGGTTGCTCGCGGTCTTTGGTGAGCACACCGCGGCGCAGCCCTTGAAATTGTTCAGCGATACTGAGGTCTCCGGCCACGGGCCTGGCGCGCACCAGAGCTTGGTGTTCCCAGGTCCAGGCAGAGTGGTGTTGGTATTCCTCAAAAGCCTTAACGCTGGAGACCAAGAGCCCGGAGGCGCCGCTGGGGCGCAAGCGGGTGTCGACTTCATAGAGGCGACCTGCCGGAGTGAAGGTGCCGAGGAAATGCAGGATTTTTTGCCCGAGGCGGGCGAAGAAATCGCCGTTTTCCAGCGGCCGTTCCTCACCATCGGTGACGGCGTTCTCACCCTCGCTGTCATGCAAAAACACGATATCCAGATCGGAGCCATAGCCCAGCTCTAGGCCGCCGAGCTTGCCGTAGCCGACGATGGCAAAGCCGGGGGTCTTGGTCTTGCCATTCACGGTGCATTGCGGTTTGCCGTGCTTTTCGATGAGCTGCTGCATCACGACCTTAAGGACCTGTTCGAGCACGACCTCGGCGATCCACGTGAGGTGGTCACTGACTTTCATCACCGGCAGGACATCCATAATGTCGGCGGCGGCGACTTTTAATACTTGCACCTGCTTGAATAGGCGCAGCCGATCCATGATTTGTTCGGTGTCATCGCGCGGCACTTGGATGAGCTCTTCTCTGAGCGCCTCCATCAGGCCCTGTTTGTCTGGCGGGGCGTACAGGCTGCGCGGATCGAGAAGCTCGTCGAGCAGCAAGGGATAGCGAGTGAGGTGTTCGGCAATGAATGGACTGGCATCGCACAGGCGGGCCAGCTGCGAGAGGGCCAGGGGGTTTTCTACCAAAAGGGAGAGATACACCGAGCGCCGGGCGATGGTTTGCACCAGCTTCAAAAGCCGCATCAGGGTGTCGTCGGTGTGTTCCAAGCCATTCAAAACACCCAACAGCAGCGGCATGAGCTTATCTAAACGCTCGCGGCCAGTGGCGGTGAGTGAGCGGCAGGTGCTGGACTCGCGCAGATCGTTGATCCGGTTGAGCGCCTCTTCGGTTTCATTGACGCCCAGTTGTTTGAGGACTGTTTTGGCTTTTTCCGCATCGAGCTTGCCGGCCCATAGGGCGGTGAGATCGCGCTGCGCTTCGGGCTGCTCGGTCTCTTCGGCGTCGATGTCGCGCTGCGGGGCGGCGAACACTTGTTGAAATTGCTCATGCACATGGCGCATGTGCTTCTCTAGGACATGGCTGAAGTCTGACCAGCTGTCAAAGCCCATCGCGCAGGCGAGGCGAGCCTGGCCTTCGGGGTCACTGGGCAAGGCATGGGTTTGTTGGTCGGCCCACATCTGCAGGCGGTTTTCGGTGAGGCGCAAAAAGCGATAGGCCTCGAGCAGCTGTTGCACCGCGAAATCCGGCAGGATGTCGATCTCGCCCAGCTTGACGTCTTGTTCTTTGCCTTTGCGCACGGCTTCGCGATTAATCAGGGCTTTCATGTCGCGCAGCGAGGCAAAGGCGCCATAGTCGAGATAACGCCGGTAAACAAACGGTTGGAGCATGGCGTGCAGGGTCTCAGCCGGGGCGCGATCGCCGGCCACGGCGCGGGCTTTGATCATGGCATAGCGCTCCCACTCGCGGCCGTGGGTCTCGTAGTAGTCCTCGAAGGCATCAAAGCTCATGACCAAGGGCCCGGCGTCACCAAAGGGCCTGAGGCGCATATCGACGCGAAAAACAAAGCCGTCGGCGGTTTTTTCATCCAGGGCTTTGATCAGCCGCTGGCCGAGACGGGTGAAGAATTGCTGGTTGTCCAAGCAGCGTTCGCCATCGGTTTGGCCGCTGTACGGGTAGGTGAAGATCAGATCGATATCCGAGGAGAAATTGAGCTCACGACCGCCGAGCTTGCCCATGCCCAGCACCAGCAGTTGTTGCACTTGGCCTTCATGGCTGCGCGGGTGGCCGTGTTTGCCGATCAGGTCTTTTTGTAGCCATTCCAGGGCGCTGTCGATCAGCGCTTCGGCCAGCGTCGTGGTGTCGGTGAGTGTCTCGCTGAGGGCGGCGTAGGCCGGTTTGGGGTTTTTAGTGGGCTCAGCAGGATGGGGGTTGATCAGGTCTCGCCAGGCGATGCGGATCATCTCGCGGTGGCGCCAGTAGCGCAGGCTTTGGCTGAGTTCGACGTCATTGGGGCATTGGCGGATGGCTTCGTGGATGCGCGTAGTCATCTCGCCGTCGATGTAGGGGCGATCTAGGTCTCCACTGGCCAGCAAGTCACTGAATAGCTGGGGTTTGCGGATGGCGGTGCGCGCCACGAAATCGCTTAAGTACCAGATGCGGGCGGTGGCTGCGGGCAGCTCCACCGGCGCCAGTTCGTGGGCTTGGCAGGCGGCTGCGAAATCCTCGCCGAGGCGCGCTAGCGCAGCGTGCGCGTGATCGGGAACTGAGCTGAGATCAAGGTTGGCCGGCATGGCGCGTAGCATACCAAAAACGGGGACAGACCCCTTTTTCGCGCTAAAACCCGGGACAGACCCCTTTTTTGCGAGCAAAAAAGGGGTCTGTCCCGGGTTTTAGGGGTTTTTATTGAAATGACAATCGTTCTCGTTTAGAGTTGGGTCCCGTCCACCCCAAAGAGGAGTGAGTTTATGGTGTCGCTGTCTCGTATGGCGTTGGCTTTGGCGCTGCCTTTGGCTTTGGCCGGCTTCCCGGCGGTGAGCTTGGCTCAGGGCGAGGTGAATGTGTACTCGGCGCGCCAAGAGGCGTTAATCAAGCCGCTGATGGATGATTTCACCGCGCAGACGGGGATTCGCGTGAACATCGTCAGTGCCCGCGCCGATGCGCTGCTGCAGCGTCTTTTGAGTGAAGGCCGCAATACGCCGGCGGATGTGTTGATCACCGTGGATGCCGGCAACTTGAATAATGCCAAACAAAACGGCGTCTTAGCGGCCATCGATTCCGAAGTCTTGAACGCGGCTGTGCCGG is part of the Ectothiorhodosinus mongolicus genome and encodes:
- a CDS encoding cupin domain-containing protein, whose amino-acid sequence is MLNMDLSRSVVVETAAMPWSGSRADGVVRKPLEREDAESGRATSIVQFEPGAAFPPHTHTLGEEILVLDGVFSDETGDYPAGTYLRNPPGSRHAPHSDAGCTLFVKLEHFAPGDLERVVIDTRAAEFQPGIGGLRVLHLHSFETQHTALVHWPAAEQFQPHQHWGGEEIFVLSGEFIDEHGRYPAGTWIRNPHHSQHTPWVEQETLIYVKTGHL
- a CDS encoding carboxymuconolactone decarboxylase family protein — its product is MRNPLNEKGLKTRREVLGDEYVDRALNNADDFTWAMQELVTDICWDGIWNRPGLDRKTRSLINIAMLMALGKPHELKAHIIGARNNGASDTEIQEVLLQGAVYCGVPAGVDAFRVAKETKMGTDLFSGAKK
- a CDS encoding zinc-finger domain-containing protein; the encoded protein is MPSPNTGKDPMAHAVANQAPKIKVTKQDLPLHCPMPGTALWASHPRVYLPIEDTPDGKIICPYCSTEFTL
- a CDS encoding branched-chain amino acid transaminase, which produces MPSMADRDGVIWYDGKMVPWREANTHVLTHTLHYGMGVFEGVRAYHAAQGTAIFRLKEHTQRLFRSAQILNMPIPYSAEELNQAQAAAVRENGLDSAYIRPMCFYGSEGMGLRADNLKVHVIVAAWEWGAYLGAENMTRGIRIRTSSYTRHHVNAVMCRAKANGNYMNSMMALQEALACGCDEALLLDAQGFVAEGSGENFFMVQDGVIYTPSLTSALDGITRRTVIQLADECGYTVKEKTITRDEVYVADEAFFTGTAAEVTPIRELDGRKIGSGSRGPITEQLQSLYFDVVKGKTAHSDWLTYV
- the glnE gene encoding bifunctional [glutamate--ammonia ligase]-adenylyl-L-tyrosine phosphorylase/[glutamate--ammonia-ligase] adenylyltransferase, encoding MPANLDLSSVPDHAHAALARLGEDFAAACQAHELAPVELPAATARIWYLSDFVARTAIRKPQLFSDLLASGDLDRPYIDGEMTTRIHEAIRQCPNDVELSQSLRYWRHREMIRIAWRDLINPHPAEPTKNPKPAYAALSETLTDTTTLAEALIDSALEWLQKDLIGKHGHPRSHEGQVQQLLVLGMGKLGGRELNFSSDIDLIFTYPYSGQTDGERCLDNQQFFTRLGQRLIKALDEKTADGFVFRVDMRLRPFGDAGPLVMSFDAFEDYYETHGREWERYAMIKARAVAGDRAPAETLHAMLQPFVYRRYLDYGAFASLRDMKALINREAVRKGKEQDVKLGEIDILPDFAVQQLLEAYRFLRLTENRLQMWADQQTHALPSDPEGQARLACAMGFDSWSDFSHVLEKHMRHVHEQFQQVFAAPQRDIDAEETEQPEAQRDLTALWAGKLDAEKAKTVLKQLGVNETEEALNRINDLRESSTCRSLTATGRERLDKLMPLLLGVLNGLEHTDDTLMRLLKLVQTIARRSVYLSLLVENPLALSQLARLCDASPFIAEHLTRYPLLLDELLDPRSLYAPPDKQGLMEALREELIQVPRDDTEQIMDRLRLFKQVQVLKVAAADIMDVLPVMKVSDHLTWIAEVVLEQVLKVVMQQLIEKHGKPQCTVNGKTKTPGFAIVGYGKLGGLELGYGSDLDIVFLHDSEGENAVTDGEERPLENGDFFARLGQKILHFLGTFTPAGRLYEVDTRLRPSGASGLLVSSVKAFEEYQHHSAWTWEHQALVRARPVAGDLSIAEQFQGLRRGVLTKDREQPTLKTEVREMREKMWQELASRDPEWFDLKKDPGGIADIEFMVQYLVLAHSGQYPELCTYPDNIRILESLIDTGLLPKEDAVFLMDTYRMFRDRIHELSLQEQSARIPAGQWLEARERVQALWQQLMM